DNA from Intestinimonas massiliensis (ex Afouda et al. 2020):
CCCACCACCATGCAAACGATGACGCACAGGGCGTTCTGTGTGCCTACGGCGGAGGAAACCCCGATGCCCAGCACACACAGACCCAGCGCGTGGGTGACGATGCTGGAAAAGCGCGGGGGGATGAAATTTTTGAACAGCAGTCCGATGAGGCTCCCCAGCAGGATGAGCCCCGCATTGATGAACGTGGCGGGCATGGCGCGCTTCCTTCTCTCTCTGCACCCTTGCGGAGGTGGATTTACAGGGCTCTATGATACCACGTTTTCCCTGCCGTTGTAAAGCGTTAAAGTTGTCCCGCCACATGTTCATTGACCCCCTTGAATATACTCTGCCAGGAAGGGGGCGCTTTTTTGAAACTGAGCCGCACATCCATGCTTTACGGTACGCTGCTGTTGACGGCCACCGGACTTTTTTCCCAGCTTCTGGGTTTTATTTACCGTATCCTCCTCTCCCGCCTCATCGGTGCGGAGGTCATGGGCCTCTACCAGCTCGTTATGCCGGTCTATTCGGTGCTGCTGTCCGTAACCGCCGTGGGCCTGACGGCGGCGGTGTCCAGCCTCACCTCGGAATACCAGGCTCTGGGCAACCTCCGGGCCGCCGGACAGGTGCTCCGGCGGTGTCTGGCCGCCCTGTTCCTCCTGCTGGTCCTGCCCTGTCTGGCGGTGGTGCTGTTCTCCGACGCCATCTCCGTCTATCTGCTGGGCGACGCCCGGACCCGACTGGGGCTGGTGCTTCTTCTGCCCTGCCTTCTCCTCACCGGGGTGGAAAACCTCCACAAGCACGCCTTCTACGGCTCGGGCCTGATCCGTCCTCCCGCATGCACGGAGATGCTGGAGCAGTTGGTGCGCACCGTGGCGGTGCTGGGGCTGCTGGTGCTCTTTCTCCCCCAGAGCCCCGAGCGGACCGTGGGGCTCATTGTGGCGGGCATGGTGATCTGCGAGGTCTTTTCCTCCTGCACCCTCACGCTCCTCCACCGGCGGTATACCCGCCGCCTGCCCCCGGACCGGGGCCGCGGCGAGTCCGGCCGGGTCCTGGACCGCCGCATCCTTCACATCGCCGTACCCATCGGCCTGACCGCCCTGCTGGGCAACCTGATGGGTTCGGTGTGCGCCATCCTCATTCCTCAGCGGCTGGTGGCCGGCGGGATGGAGGTCTCCGCCGCCATCTCCGCTTTCGGGGTCATGTTCGGCATGTCCCTGCCCCTGCTGAACCTGCCCACCGCCTTCATCGCCGCGCTGGGCCTGGTGCTGGTGCCCAAGCTGGCCGAGAGTGCCGCCCTGGGCCGGAGATCCGAGGTCCATCGCCGGGTCTCCAAGGCCATGCTGGGCACCTCGGTGCTCATGCTGCCCGCCATGGCCTTTCTGGTGGTGCTGGGGCCCACCTTGGGCGCCGTCCTGTTCCGCGAGAGCTCCGTGGGAAACTACCTGGCTCCCCTGTCGGTGGGGGTGGTGCTCTCCTGCTATCAGTCGGTGCTCTCCTGCTCCCTCAACGGCGTGGGCCGCCAGCCCGCCGCCGCCCGCAACGCCCTCATCAGCGGCGCGGTGGAGCTGGTCATCGTCTTTCTCACCGTGGGCATCCCGGGCGTGGGGCTGCGGGGCTATGTGTGGGCCTTTCTCATCAGCGCCCTGGTTGGGGTCGTGCTGGGCGCCGTCTCCCTCCGCCGGGCCACCGGCCTCCGGCTCCAGATCTTCCTCTGGATCACCGCCCCCGGCCTAGCCGCCCTGCTCATGGGCCTGTGCATCAATCTGCTCTTCCGGGTGCTGCTGGACCAGGGCTGCGACGGCCTGCCCGCCGCCCTGGTCTGTCTGGCCTTCGGCGCCGTGCTCTATCTGTCCGCCCTCTATGCCCAGGGCCTTCCCGTTTCCCAGCTCTTCCGCCTGCGCCGCTCCTGAAAAAATGCCGGGCTTTTGTCCGCTGCGGGGTCAAATGTGGTATACTACCCCTTGAAAAGGAGTGATCCCCATGAAAGCACTGATCACCGGTGCCAGCTCCGGCATTGGCCGGGACATGGCCCGCGGCCTGGCCCGGCGGGGCTATGATCTGATTCTGGTGGCCCGGCGCACCGAGCGGCTGGAGGAGCTGGGCCGTACCCTTCCCGTGCAGGTCCAGACCATCTCCCTGGATCTGGCACAAAAGGGCAATTGCAGGGCTCTGTATGAGCAGGTGAAGGACCAGGACCTCGACATTCTGATCAACAACGCAGGTAGGGGGCTCTTCGGCCCCTTTGATGAGACCGACCTGGAGGAGGAGCTGGCGATGCTGGATATCAACATCCGGTGTACCCACATCCTCACCAAGCTGTTTCTGCCCGACTTCAAGCGCCGGAACAAGGGCCACATCCTGAACGTGGCCTCCTCGGCGGCCTTTCTGCCCGGCCCCCTGCTCTCCTCCTATTACGCCTCCAAGGCCTATGTCCTCCGGCTGTCCGAGGCTATCTCCGAGGAACTCCGCCGGGCTGGCAGTCAGGTGAAGATCAGCGTCCTCTGCCCCGGCCCCGTCCGCACGGAGTTCAACGACGTGGCCGGCGTGCGCTTCAGCATCCGCGGCCTGCCCAGCCCCTCTGTGGCGGAATACGCCATCGACCGGATGCTTCGGGGCCGGCTGGTCATCGTCCCCGGCCTGGACATGAAGCTGGCCCATCTGGGGGCTCATCTGGCCCCGGACCAGCTTCTGCTGCGGATCTGCTGGCACATGCAGAAGCGTAAGCAGGGCTGAATCGACGCAAGGGGGCGCGGCCATCCGACCGCGCCCCCTTGCGTTCTCCTTTACCGCAAAAGCTCCTTCAATTTTGGTTCAAACTGAACCCCTTCAATCAGGGGTGTCTCGGCGGCCAGTGTGCTGGAGGCGCAGGACTGCACGAACTCCACCGCCCGGTTGGTGGCGATGGGGAGCTGCTCTCCCCGCAGGATGGAGCCCAGCACCACCGAGGCGAAGAGATCTCCCGTACCGGAAAACTGCCCCTTTTCCTGCCGGGCCACGGCAAAGCGGATTTTTCCGGTGCGGCAGTCCAGGCAGGCCGCCCCCACCGTGCCAGGCGCGAAGCTCACGCCGGTGATCACCACCGAGCGCCGACCGTCCAGCGACAGCCGGGCCAGCCAGCTCTCCATGCCCACCTGAGTGGTGGGCACGTTGGCGTAGTCCTCCTCCAGCAGGATGGCGGCCTCCGTGGCGTTGGGGGTGATGAGGTCGGCCTGCGCCGCGAGTTCCCCCATAAGCCGGCACATTTCCGGGGTGTAAGTACGGTAGACCTTGCCGTGGTCCCCCATAACGGGGTCCACCAGCACCAGCGTATCCTCCCGGCGGAAGTCGTGGATAAACTGGCGCAGGACGGAGATCTGCCGGGCAGAGCCCAAAAAGCCGCTGTAGATGGCGTCAAAATCCATGCCCAGCTCCCGCCAGTGCCGCGTGCCCTGCTCCATCTCCGGCGTCAGATCCAGAAACGAGGCGCTCTTCGCCGCCGGGAAGGCCGTATGGGCGGACAGCACTGCGGTGGGCAGGGGGCAGCACTGGATGCCCATGACGGATAGGACAGGCAGTATCACAGACAGCGAGCACCGGCCCAGTCCGGACAAGTCATGGACCGCTGCTACCCGTGGCGTTCGGTTCATAGGTGTTCCTCCCGACTGCGGCCTGCCGCGGTGCGGCGGGCCGCTATCATTGCTTGGTGGTGCCATTATACCAACTTCTGGCCCGTTGTGCAATTGACTTTTTTGACGGCAAATGCTAAAATAAAATTTATTGAGTGCATCCCGGTCTTTTCTGTCCCGAGCGGTTGTCTTGCTCCGTGCCGTTGTCGGCCGCTCATCCATGCGGGCATGATGGAATTGGTAGACATGCGAGATTTAGGTTCTCGTGCAGTGATGCGTTGGGGTTCGAGTCCCCATGCCCGCACCAAACATTGACGGGATCTTGTCAAAAATGACAGGCTCCCGTCAATGTTTTATTTTGTTAGAAGCGGGCCCTATCTGTGCAAGCAAGGCGGGCATAGTTCCCGATAGGGGAGCCAGCAGGCAGCGGACAAATAAAGCAAATTCCTTTTCTGTGACGAATCTCCTGCTTTTATAGCAAAAACAGACCACTTTAACCCGAAATTCAAAGTATTTTCGCGCTTGCAGGCCACACAAATCTTTGCTAAAATACCATTGTAGTAAAGGGTGAATCGTCTGTTGTTGACCGATATTTCCAAAAGGAGAAAACGGAGATTATTAATATATGGAAACTATTAAAAATAAGTATTTCCCAAGGGCGGTTGCGGTTGCGCTGGCACTTGCCCTTCTCACCGCCGGATGCGCTGGTCCGGAAACGGTTCCTGACGCGGAGATGAGTCCCTCCCAAATCGCCGCGCAGGAAGCGGAGCGCACGCAGGCGGAAAAGGAGCGGCTTTCCATGCAGAAAGCCGCCGCGGAAGAATTGGAAGGATACCGCTGGCCCCGGGAATCCGTCTGGAAAACGATTATGGGGGAAGAGATGGAGTTTATCCTTTACCATGGGAACGGGTGGACAATTCATGTGCCTGCCGCCTGGGAGGAGACCAATGCCGGAACGTGGGACGCGCCTTCCCATTGCGCCAGTTTTTCCGTCAGCAAGCAGTTCTTGGGGGTGAATAACCCCAAATGGTTTCGTGCGCAGCAGGGCGCATGGAAATACGAGACAAATTATGAGCCGCCTTTCGACTACTATTACGATGACGACGGAGGCTATACGCCTCCCGCCGGCAGCGCCGACTACATCTACTTTTTCGCCCCGGACGGTGAGAACCAAAGTTATGAGTTTACGCTTCAAACGGTGGTGGGCGAGACCAGCGAAGAAGAAAAGTGCCTTCAAGAAGCCATGCTCCTCAGTTTTCGCCTGGACGAAAGCTCTCATGTTTTGAACGCGGAGGCTTACACGCCGGGAAGGACGGAATGGGACGCCGCCGTGGCGGGGCTGATGGCGGAGACACAGCAGCTTTGGTTCTCCTGGTATCACGACGGGACGTACATAGAGCCTGACGGGAAGGGGGATCCGGACTACGTCTCCTATGTCATGGCGCTGGAGGATTATTGCCCGGAGGAGTTTACAGAGACGTTTTTCGGGGAAAAGCCGGAGGGGGCGGAGACATTGGAGGGAGATCCGATTACCCTTTGCCTGCCTGAAATGGGAATATGGCTGTACTTCTACAACAATTCTCCTTGGGTCCATATTTACCACGCCGGCGAGGAGTATTGGGCAAGATTCTGCCACAAGGACGATCCGGACAAGCTGATTTTCGACACGGTCCACGCCTGGCTGGAAGCGGAAAGCATGTGGGCGACCAGTCCGGCAGAGGCTTCGGAAAGCGGCGCTTGACAGCATGCGGCAGAGGGTTCCCCGCAAAGCGCCACCGTGGTGTCATACGGCTTGATATAGGGTGTGGTGGTGTTTGCTGTTTCGCTGTACCTGCAAGCAAGGTTGTCCGCCGCAGGGACGCCCCCTGATCTCTCGTTTTCTGACAGTATACGGCCACGGCCCCAGCTCCGCACCCGAGTCCAAACCAGATACGCTGCGCAGGGCTTTTCTCCTACATCTTTTTCGGCAAACATAGGCAAACCAATATAATCCGAACTTGCTTCCTATAGGATATAGGAGACGGGTTCGGATTATCTGTTTTCTTTGACCGTTATGAGAACACCTATTTCCCCAATGGAGTGAAGCGCAAGCCCGCCACCAGGCCAAGAGGGCCACGGAAAAAGAAGAAAACCATATAAACGCAAAAAAGGCAGGGCGTCATCCGAATGTGGTGACACCCCGCCTTTGCTATGTCCTTATTCTGTTTTGGCCTCCTGCTTCTCCGCTTCCCTTTGTTTCTTCCATTCAGCAAACTCCCGCTGGCCTTCCTCACTCTCATAAAAAGCGAGCATGTCCGGCAAGATGCAGCGGGCTATCGCCTCAATCTAGTGCTGGGGAATGTCGGTGCTGGTGTTGGTAATGATCTTTTTTCTTCTACCCAAATGTACCTCCGTGTTTCTCAAAGATGGCTTACAGTTCGATTGCGGTATTCGTAGAGATAGCTGCATCTGCTGTGGCCGTTTCTATTGTTTGCACTTCTGACGGGAAAACATCTGCCGTGGTGTCAGCGGAACTGGCGGTAAAAATCCCGGTCAGAAAAATGGCACACAAGATTATGCCAAGCAATACTCCGTTCAAAATGGGTTCCTCCTTTGTGGTGAAATGGATGTGTTGCTTACGATTGTCAGCATAACTCGAGGGACTGAACCATCTCTGAAACACTAACGCCAAGTTTTGTGAACGGTTTGTAAAACTTTCTTTTTCAGAGATGTTTCAGCCAACGGATGTACTATAATGTCGATAAAATACATCTTCTGACAAGCAAGGAGCATCCAAATGAAGATATTGATTATAGAAGACGATAAGTTGTTGGCCGAAGCCTTGCAGACTTTGTTGGAAATCAAAGGCTTTGATGTGGAAGTGGTCTATGATGGCGAGGACGGCACGGAATACGCCGAAACCGGCATTTACGACTTACTCATCATGGATGTGATGATGCCCAAACTCAATGGGTATCAGGTTGCAAGGCAGGTGCGTCATCGCCGTGTCACAACGCCTATCCTGATGCTGACCGCCAAAAGTGAAACGCAGGATCGTATTGAAGGATTAAACGCCGGAGCGGACTATTACCTAACCAAGCCTTTTGACAACATGGAGCTGCTGGCCTGCATCAATGCCCTCCTGCGCCGCAAAGGAGATCAGGTGGACATGCTCCGATACGGAAATACCACGCTGGATCTGACTGGATATATGCTCAGTACAGAGAAAAACAGTATCCGCCTTTCCAAGAAGGAATTTGATGTGATGCGCCGCCTGATGCAGTTCCAAAGCCGCAGCATCCGCAAGGACGTATTGCTGACACAGGTGTGGGGATATGAGTCCAACGCCACAGAAAACAATGTAGAGGCCTATGTGGGATTCCTGCGAAAGAAACTGAAAAGCATTGGCTCGAATTTGAAGATCGAGTCCATCCGGTTGTTGGGGTATCATCTGGAGGTGACGGAGACATGATTAAACGGCTGCGCATCAAATTCGTCTGTATCAATATGACCATCGTGACTATTATGCTCTGTGTGATTTTTGGCCTCGTTCTCCACTTTACCAGCGTTAGCATGGAAAAAGAGAGTATTGAAATGATGCAGTCCGTGGCGCTTGATCCGCTTCAACTCGGCATTCCCGGCAAAGGCGCTTCCGGTGTTCGGCTACCATATTTCGCGCTCCAGCTTGGCCCCGGCGGAGAGTTGCTGGCCTCCGGCGGCGGATATTACGATCTGACTGACCGGGCCTTGCTGAATGAACTGATCTCCCTGTCCTCTGTGCAGAAAACCGGAGTATTGTCCGACTATGGTCTGCGCTATGTCCGGGTGGTAACACCCACCATGCAGTGCATTGTGTTTGCGGATATGTCCAGCGAAATCAACACAATCAACAATCTGTTGCAAAATTGCCTGCTTATCGGCGCAGCCAGCTTTATCATCTTTTTGATGATCAGCATCCTGCTGGCACGTTGGGCGGTGAAGCCAGTGGCGGTGGCATGGGAGCAGCAGCGTCAGTTCGTGGCCAACGCATCCCATGAACTGAAAACACCTCTAACCGTGATCCTCAGCAACGCTCAGATGCTGGCAGAAAACGTCGAAGATCTGGAACTGCGGAAACGAATGACAGCAAGTATTTTGACGGTTTCGCAGCAGATGAAAGATCTGGTCACCAAGCTGCTCAACTCTGCGCAGGTGGATCAGGGTATCGGCGCCATGCAGTTTTCTGCCGTTGATCTAAGCCATACGGTTACCAATGCTCTCCTGCCCTTTGCTCCTATTTTCTATGAGCAGGGGATGGAACTGGACAGCGTGGTTCAGGATGACATTTGGGTTCAGGGAAGCCAACCGCATCTGATTCAAGTTGTGAATATTCTACTGGACAACGCACAGAAATACGGCGTCGAACACGGCCATACTCGCGTGACACTGCGGCAGCAAGGTAAAAAGAGCTGTCTGCTGACAGTGGCAAACGAGGGCAAGGCCTTGTCCGGCCAAGAACTGAAAAACATTTTCAAGCGGTTCTACCGGGCCGACGCCGCCCGGGAACGGACGGGCAGCTACGGCCTGGGCCTCTCCATAGCAGAGGGTATCGTACAGGCCCACCGGGGCAAGATCTGGGCGGAGAGCAAAGATGGCGTCAATACTTTCTTGATTCAATTGCCAACTACATCAGTAAAACCATAAAAAGTGGGAGCGGGCTGAATGAGTGCAGTCCGCATCCACTTTTTGTTTCGGGCCAATGAAAATTTCAGAGATGGCTCAGTTTCGGATGTTACAATGAATTAATCAGTGCTTCGTCTGACTTTCAAACGAGAAATTACTCGGACAGCAAATCAGCATGAAGGAGGTCCATTATGATATCAGTTGAACACTTGACAAAATGTTATGGTGATTTCACGGCTGTGGACGACCTATCTTTTGAGATCGGAGAGGGCCACGTCTATGGCTTCCTGGGCCCCAATGGCGCAGGTAAGTCCACCACCATGAACATCATGACAGGCTGCCTGTCGGCAACGGCGGGCCATGTGCGGATTGATGGATACGACATCTTCGATGAACCGGACAAGGCCAAGAAGCTGATCGGCTATCTGCCGGAGCATCCCCCGCTGTATATGAATGAGACGCCCTTGGAGTATCTCACCTTTGTGGGTGAGGCCAAGGGGCTGCGGGGCGAGGAGCTGAACCGGCAGATCGACACGGTCATCGGTCTGACCAAGATCGAACATATGAAGCACCGCCGTATCTCCGCCCTCTCCAAGGGGTACCAACAGCGCGTGGGCATCGCCCAGGCGCTGTTGGGTAATCCCAAGGTCATTATTCTGGACGAGCCCACCGTAGGCCTCGACCCCATTCAAATCATTGAGATCCGTGACCTTATCAAGGAGCTGGGCAAGACCCATACCGTTATCTTCAGTTCCCACATTCTCTCCGAGGTGCAGGCCATCTGTGACCAGATCCTGATGATCGCTCATGGCAAGCTGGTAGCCTTTGATGACCCGCAGAAGCTGGAAAAGACGCTGCTCTCGTCCAACGAGATCACCTTAACCACTGATGCGACAGAGGATGAACTGCGCGAGATCCTCAGCAGCGTGGACCATATCACCGAGGTAACCACGGGAATCGTGGAGGAAAAGTGGACGGTCGCCCGTATTAAGACCGACCACAACAACATTTACGATCTGTCCCGTGATGTGTTTCTGGCCTTTACGAAGAGCAAAAATGTGATCTTGGAGATGAGCCTGAAAAAGGGTACACTGGAGGACATTTTCATTGAGCTGTCCGAGGTGGAGCCTGATACGCAGGTTGCCACTCATGATGAGGCACACGAAAGCGAGGTGGAGGAAGTATGATTGCAGTATTGAAACACGAGTTGCGGACCTACTTTCGCTCCCTGACCGCCTATGTGTTCGGCGCCTTTTTGCTGCTTTTCATCGGCATCGGTTCCGTTCTCTATAACCTGCAGGCGGCAGTCAGTAACTTCGAGTTCGTTCTGGGCT
Protein-coding regions in this window:
- a CDS encoding putative polysaccharide biosynthesis protein, which produces MKLSRTSMLYGTLLLTATGLFSQLLGFIYRILLSRLIGAEVMGLYQLVMPVYSVLLSVTAVGLTAAVSSLTSEYQALGNLRAAGQVLRRCLAALFLLLVLPCLAVVLFSDAISVYLLGDARTRLGLVLLLPCLLLTGVENLHKHAFYGSGLIRPPACTEMLEQLVRTVAVLGLLVLFLPQSPERTVGLIVAGMVICEVFSSCTLTLLHRRYTRRLPPDRGRGESGRVLDRRILHIAVPIGLTALLGNLMGSVCAILIPQRLVAGGMEVSAAISAFGVMFGMSLPLLNLPTAFIAALGLVLVPKLAESAALGRRSEVHRRVSKAMLGTSVLMLPAMAFLVVLGPTLGAVLFRESSVGNYLAPLSVGVVLSCYQSVLSCSLNGVGRQPAAARNALISGAVELVIVFLTVGIPGVGLRGYVWAFLISALVGVVLGAVSLRRATGLRLQIFLWITAPGLAALLMGLCINLLFRVLLDQGCDGLPAALVCLAFGAVLYLSALYAQGLPVSQLFRLRRS
- a CDS encoding SDR family NAD(P)-dependent oxidoreductase; this encodes MKALITGASSGIGRDMARGLARRGYDLILVARRTERLEELGRTLPVQVQTISLDLAQKGNCRALYEQVKDQDLDILINNAGRGLFGPFDETDLEEELAMLDINIRCTHILTKLFLPDFKRRNKGHILNVASSAAFLPGPLLSSYYASKAYVLRLSEAISEELRRAGSQVKISVLCPGPVRTEFNDVAGVRFSIRGLPSPSVAEYAIDRMLRGRLVIVPGLDMKLAHLGAHLAPDQLLLRICWHMQKRKQG
- a CDS encoding pyridoxamine kinase yields the protein MNRTPRVAAVHDLSGLGRCSLSVILPVLSVMGIQCCPLPTAVLSAHTAFPAAKSASFLDLTPEMEQGTRHWRELGMDFDAIYSGFLGSARQISVLRQFIHDFRREDTLVLVDPVMGDHGKVYRTYTPEMCRLMGELAAQADLITPNATEAAILLEEDYANVPTTQVGMESWLARLSLDGRRSVVITGVSFAPGTVGAACLDCRTGKIRFAVARQEKGQFSGTGDLFASVVLGSILRGEQLPIATNRAVEFVQSCASSTLAAETPLIEGVQFEPKLKELLR
- a CDS encoding response regulator transcription factor; translated protein: MKILIIEDDKLLAEALQTLLEIKGFDVEVVYDGEDGTEYAETGIYDLLIMDVMMPKLNGYQVARQVRHRRVTTPILMLTAKSETQDRIEGLNAGADYYLTKPFDNMELLACINALLRRKGDQVDMLRYGNTTLDLTGYMLSTEKNSIRLSKKEFDVMRRLMQFQSRSIRKDVLLTQVWGYESNATENNVEAYVGFLRKKLKSIGSNLKIESIRLLGYHLEVTET
- a CDS encoding sensor histidine kinase → MIKRLRIKFVCINMTIVTIMLCVIFGLVLHFTSVSMEKESIEMMQSVALDPLQLGIPGKGASGVRLPYFALQLGPGGELLASGGGYYDLTDRALLNELISLSSVQKTGVLSDYGLRYVRVVTPTMQCIVFADMSSEINTINNLLQNCLLIGAASFIIFLMISILLARWAVKPVAVAWEQQRQFVANASHELKTPLTVILSNAQMLAENVEDLELRKRMTASILTVSQQMKDLVTKLLNSAQVDQGIGAMQFSAVDLSHTVTNALLPFAPIFYEQGMELDSVVQDDIWVQGSQPHLIQVVNILLDNAQKYGVEHGHTRVTLRQQGKKSCLLTVANEGKALSGQELKNIFKRFYRADAARERTGSYGLGLSIAEGIVQAHRGKIWAESKDGVNTFLIQLPTTSVKP
- a CDS encoding ABC transporter ATP-binding protein, whose protein sequence is MISVEHLTKCYGDFTAVDDLSFEIGEGHVYGFLGPNGAGKSTTMNIMTGCLSATAGHVRIDGYDIFDEPDKAKKLIGYLPEHPPLYMNETPLEYLTFVGEAKGLRGEELNRQIDTVIGLTKIEHMKHRRISALSKGYQQRVGIAQALLGNPKVIILDEPTVGLDPIQIIEIRDLIKELGKTHTVIFSSHILSEVQAICDQILMIAHGKLVAFDDPQKLEKTLLSSNEITLTTDATEDELREILSSVDHITEVTTGIVEEKWTVARIKTDHNNIYDLSRDVFLAFTKSKNVILEMSLKKGTLEDIFIELSEVEPDTQVATHDEAHESEVEEV